Genomic segment of Salvia hispanica cultivar TCC Black 2014 chromosome 2, UniMelb_Shisp_WGS_1.0, whole genome shotgun sequence:
CTTTCacctttttttccttttttttgttataatacatttttttccttttctaaatCGAAAGTTCTTAGCTTGGAGTTGGTGTCATCATCACTGTGCTGACATACACCATACGCAATaaactcattttaattttacattatttatggATTTCATTATTTCATACCTTCGTTCTTAATCACTTAACTCTATTTAgtagtgttatttttattttacataatttatagtaaatcgtggaatagtatttatttctttgtattttacatgatatacaattaattgaaatatttatccTTCAATGGATTGAATCTATATCTAATCTCTAAAGAATGCAAAGGTTAGTAATATGTTTGGTAAAATATGTATTCATGCTGGCTGAATAAAGTGATGAAGTTGTTGCGTCAGAAGGCAGAGGTAGTGCAGTGATCTTCGCTAATAATAGATGGCTGACGAAGAATGAAAGTGAACCTCAATTTTAAAGAGTCGCATCGTGGGTCAACGACAGCTGGAAGGCCAAATTCAATTGAGTATTATGGTTGTCGACGATCTACGGTGCATGGTGCAACAAATAATCATATTGTCATGTCAAGCAACCAATTAGTATAATATGAGTGCTGACTCTCTTTATCTTGTTTTGCTCTTCTTCTCTTTATATTTGTTCTTCTTTTGTTAAATTACtttatctttgtttttctaattttgaataaacTGTAAAAGTGTTGATAATTTGTTATCAAggtatttttgaattaaatttgagaTGCTGAGATGGTAAATGGTTCATAGTTATGTAATAAGGGGTGCGTTATATTGTTAActttttaagttgctaactcagttaactcatcaacgcaatgtattaaaaatatcaacacagtatattaaaatattaataaaattatatattaatatttttaatacattacatgagttaataaagttagccacttaaaaaaattagcaatTAATTACACCATCCTTAtctaacaatataaaaaaagaattagataaaaaaaatcgtcGGGCGTGACATTAAGGTTGTCTCTTGGAGTCTTGGTGCAGTTGATCATGTGCTTAGGAAAAGTTTTGAATAAAACAAAGTTGTTGGCCATTACAGTTTACTATGTCAGCACTTctcattaaatttgaaaagttttgcATAAAACAAAGCTGTTGGCCCATTACACTTGACTATGTATGTTTGCCCCCCTCATTTAATTCTGAGGACAAAAATATACTGTGGgtgttttttttccttaaaatatGGTTTTGCCCTTTGTGTCTTGCGATAGATACTATTCATAAGAATCAAAACTCTTTGATCAAATAAAGACAAGTTAGGTGATAGAGATTTATCAAAAAGTTCTACTTATCGTGTCGggatcaatattgtttatgtCAAGTGGTGTTGTAATTTGATTGTGTATCAATTTGTATCACCTAATAATCTTGCACTAGCGTATCGAACAATTTAAAACATGCAAGGTTTATCTATGAATCCtaatcataaatattatgGTTCTAATTAGAtatcaaaatgacaatattattaattaggtAATGAAACAACTAATTAATATGATTATAGTGAATAAGttttgtattaataatattaagtaCTGGTTCAATATGtcataggagtattattatttcactCTTTCTCTCCACCTTGTctataattatctttcaaaGTCCACTGACTTGAAACAAAGGCTGACCCAATAAAATGGGCTTAAACAAGAGAAAACTAACAAAATCTTGATCTCACATCTCAGATGGAACATCGGTTGCTGCGCAactgaaaattttcttttattagaGGATCGACAATGATTTTCCATCTACCTTTGTGATGACTCGAATACCGAACctattaattggagaaaaagCGTCTAATCAACTGAGCTGCGCAAGTGAAATTTAAAAGACGTGTTTgtgtaagaaaaaataagCTTTGAAAGCCAAACTGAATAACATTTTGTGGAATCAATAACCGAAGAGTAAAATAGTTATGAATATATAGCCAAAAAACTTATGTACATGCAAACTATGCATATTTTCACTCAAAAACTTGCATTTTCAGATGAGCTAGTATAATGTTTTCGACGTTGCAAAGATATCACATCCTTTCAACTAAGATCCATTGAATGCTTTCACGTAGCTGTCATTGGTggggaaaaaaaacaagaaaacaaaaagaagttGAAAAAATGCAACGCTAGTAAACACAGAATGAAAGTTGGTCTTCACTCTTCTGTCCATTTCAAAAGGGAATTCTGGATTTAAAATCGATGGCAGCTTATGCGGCTGTAGCCTCTCTCTTGAATAACATCGATCACATTATGAATCACCCTCGCTTTTCCACTTCTCTGGACCTAAATCAGATCCAATCCATTGAGGAAAAGGCTGCTTTATTGCTCGATTTCATCCAGGGTTATAGCCACGGAGGAGTGATTACTGGAGAAGCACAGGATCTGGAGAGGCAAATCGCATCTGCTGCTCATGCGGCTGATGATGTGATTGAATCTCACATCGTCGATCAAATTCACGGTGATGAAAGGAAAACAAGTTACTGTTTCTCGCTCAATATACTGAAACAAATTCGTGGTGGAATTGGATCCAGCCAATCAACTTCGACCTACTTGCTCGATCTGCAACAGATAATTGAAGACATGGATGCTGTGTTGAGAAATGCTTATGAGTTGAAAGGGAAAGAAGGATTGAGAGAGGAGCATCCCTCACGTTCAAATTCAACACCTGCTATGATTGGATTGGGAGAGGAGCAATTGAGAGGGACAATGGTGGGATTGGAAGACGATCTGATTCAGCTCATGGATGACCTCACCAATCAACAGTCCAGCCGCAACATCATCTCAATTGTTGGGACGGGAGGTTTGGGTAAGACTACTCTTGCTCAAAATCTTTATCAAAGTTTACTCATCAAGCAATACTTTGATATGCATGCTTGGATTACGGTATCACAACAATACAATCTTGAAGAAATGCTCTCACAACTTCTTTCTAGCCTAGGAAAATCCTCCAGTGCAGCATCTGTAGATGATTTGGGGGAGATGATTCATAAGACTCTGTCAGGTAGGAGATATTTGATTGTATTAGACGACGTATGGAGTGTCCAAGTTTGGGATGAATTGAAGCATTTCTTTCCTGATAATGGAAATGGAAGTCGTGTTGTTCTAACTACTAGGTTGTCGAACGTAGCTAGAAGCTGTCATTCCCGGTCTTGCTTAATGATGAAACCTCTAGATGAGCAAACAAGTTGGAAACTATTTTGTAAAGAGGCATTCAAACAAGAAAGTTGCCCTTATCCTGAACTTGAGGAAGTTGGAAAGGAGATTGCTAGATTGTGCAGAGGACTGCCCTTGGCCACTGTTGTTGTAGGGGGCCTTCTTCTCAACTCACCTAAGTCTAAAGTCTCTACAGTTCTGGGGGAGTGTTGCTagaaatatcaaatcaaatcctaatgctaaagagaaagaagaaagctTAGATATATTATCTTTAAGCTATAATCACCTGCCTCCTCATTTAAAGCCATGTTTTCTTTACATGGGAGTTTTTAGGGAGGATTCAAATTCGTGTCTCCAAAATTATTGAGCTCTGGATTGCTGAGGGGTTTCTTAGACCAAAGGACGCCCAGGTTTTAGACAAGGTTGCAGAGAGTTATTTGAAGGAACTGATTGACAGAAACCTTGTTTCAGTTAGAAAGCATCGTCATAATGGAACGATAGGTTCTTGTGGCATTCATGATCTTGTGAGAGACTTATGTTTGAAACTAGGTGAGCAACAAGGTTTTTTCCATGTAAGTGAAACAGAAATACAAGAAAATGAGTTTCGCGTTTCCTTGCATCGCTACATATGTTCTGGTTGGGTTAATATACAACATAATGGACCATCGCAAGGATGCTCCATGTTGTCAAGGGCATTCATCGGCTTGAATCACCATAAGTTGTTGAGAGTATTGAATGCTGAAGGTTCTGTTTCAGAACACCTATATGAGAATGCTAATTTGCGCTACCTTGCTTACAGTCCCCTGTTTCATTATCAGTCAGTGTGGAAGCTTCCTAGTTCAATATCTCATATTTGGAATCTGCAAACTTTAATATTTCATAAGTCAAACCGTGTAATTGTTGCACTGACTGAAATTTGGAATATGCGACAACTTAGGCATGTCAAGTGTTTTCTGATGTATGTTCCTAACCCTCCTCGTCAAAGTAATGGTTTGGTAAGGATGGATAGCTTGCAGGCTCTTACAAAAGCAGTGAATATGAAGGTGTCTGAGAAAGTGTGCAAGGTAATCccaaacatcaagaaattgCATCTATTGTACACTACACGATTGAAGGGATATGATGATAGTTTGATAGAGTGTCTGTGCAATCTTGATCGTTTGCGCAAACTTGAGTCCCTTAATTTGAGTATCCAAGTAGGAAGATGGCCAACTCGAAATCGAGAGTTTTATAAGGTAGTGAGATTTCCCATCTCGCTAAACAAGTTGTCGTTTCGAAGCTGTTTAAGGCCACAGTTGGATAAGATACTCAGATTCCCCATTTCATCAAACAAGTTGAGCTTGAAAGGCTGTCACCTTGGGTGGGAAGATGTGTGGATGATTGGTTCATTGCCCCAACTCCAAGTTCTCCATCTAGGAAGTAACTCTATTACAGGGGGAAGAAAGTGGAGTCCTGTTGAAGGCCAATTTCTGTGCCtcaaatttaatcaaagattttttttacacGTATTCTCCCGTTCAACCGGTAAggatataatataataaaataatattataattataaccaattttaataagtgaccaaggattattttattgtattgtgAGGGGTGGACAAGGAGTGGAGTAGAGCAGGAAAAGTAGACGAGGAGATCCTTAGGAGATCCTTACTGCCGTTCAACAAGTACTAGTACAACAAAACAAACCGTAACCGCAGTAGTATCTCGATCCTCTGCAAGATTTGAAGGATTTGAGATGGCAGCGTATGCAGCTCTAGCCTCTCTGTTGAACGACATTGAACATATTACGACTCATCCTCTCATTTCCACTTCACTCGAAAAGTATCAAATCGAAATCGAGTCCCTATTGAAAACGGCCGATTCATTGCTTCATCTCATTCATGC
This window contains:
- the LOC125206444 gene encoding putative late blight resistance protein homolog R1A-3 — its product is MAAYAAVASLLNNIDHIMNHPRFSTSLDLNQIQSIEEKAALLLDFIQGYSHGGVITGEAQDLERQIASAAHAADDVIESHIVDQIHGDERKTSYCFSLNILKQIRGGIGSSQSTSTYLLDLQQIIEDMDAVLRNAYELKGKEGLREEHPSRSNSTPAMIGLGEEQLRGTMVGLEDDLIQLMDDLTNQQSSRNIISIVGTGGLGKTTLAQNLYQSLLIKQYFDMHAWITVSQQYNLEEMLSQLLSSLGKSSSAASVDDLGEMIHKTLSGRRYLIVLDDVWSVQVWDELKHFFPDNGNGSRVVLTTRLSNVARSCHSRSCLMMKPLDEQTSWKLFCKEAFKQESCPYPELEEVGKEIARLCRGLPLATVVVGGLLLNSPKSKVSTVLGEWRIQIRVSKIIELWIAEGFLRPKDAQVLDKVAESYLKELIDRNLVSVRKHRHNGTIGSCGIHDLVRDLCLKLGEQQGFFHVSETEIQENEFRVSLHRYICSGWVNIQHNGPSQGCSMLSRAFIGLNHHKLLRVLNAEGSVSEHLYENANLRYLAYSPLFHYQSVWKLPSSISHIWNLQTLIFHKSNRVIVALTEIWNMRQLRHVKCFLMYVPNPPRQSNGLVRMDSLQALTKAVNMKVSEKVCKIPHFIKQVELERLSPWVGRCVDDWFIAPTPSSPSRK